The Kribbella sp. NBC_00662 nucleotide sequence GAACAAGGCCGCGGTCCGCCAGGTCCTCGAACGTGTCGGCTTGTCAGACAAGCAGAGGAGTCGCCCGGGCGAGCTGTCCGGCGGCCAGCAGCAGCGGGTCGCGATCGCCCGCGCACTGGTCGCGCGGCCGGCGGTCATCTTCGCCGACGAGCCGACCGGCGCACTGGACACGCAGACCGCGGCCGACGTACTCGAGCTGCTGCGCGAGCCGGTCCGCACGCAGGGCCAGACCGTCGTCATGGTCACCCACGATCCGGTCGCGGCGTCGTACGCCGACCAGGTCGTCTTCCTGGCCGACGGCGTACTCGCCGGCAGCCTGACCGCGCCGACGGCCGAGCAGGTCGCCGACCGGATGACCCACCTCGGTGCGCGATCCAACCTGCAGGTGGTGGCGGGATGATGCGCCAAGCCATCCGCACCTTGCGTCACCGCAAGAGCGGATTCATCGCCACATTCGTCGCGGTCGTCTTCGGTACGGCGATCGTGATGGCCTGCGGCGGCCTGATGGAGACCGGCATCCGCTCGAACGTCGAACCCCAGCGCCTGGCCGGCACCGCCCTGGTTGTCACCGGCAAACAGTCCCACCTCCGCCCCGGCGAGGAAGACGCCACTCCCCTCCCGGAACGCGTCGGCGTCCCCGTGGACGCCCTCGCCAAGATCCGTTCCACCCAAGGCGTTTCCGCCGCGGTCGGCGACTACACGTTCCCCGCCGTAGGCTCATCGGTTGCCGAAGGCCACAACTGGTCCAGCGCCGCCTTGGCGCCGTATCACCTCACCAGTGGGCACGCACCACGCTCCGGTGAAGTTGTCGTTTCGTCCGGCAAGCCGGGCGAACACCTCACCCTGATGATCAGCGGCGAGCCGAAGACCTTCACCGTCAGCGGCATCGCCCCGACCGCCGGCGGCAACGCTTTCTTCTCCGACCACGACGCCGCCCAACTCGTCCGCAACCCGGCCCGGTTCGCCGACGTCGGCGTACAGGTTGCCCCCGGCACCAACCTCGACAACGTGAAGAAGAGCCTGCAGAAGCTCGACGGCAACCTGACCGTTCGCGAAGGCGTCGATCGCGGCCTGGCCGAGCACCCGGACGCCGAGTCCCACAAGACCGCACTGATCGCGGTCGCCGGATCCTTCGGCGGCATCGCGACCATGACGATGATGTTCGTCGTCGCCTCGACGCTGGCGTTGGCGGCACAGCACCGCGAGCGCGAGTTCGCCCTCCTCCGCGGCATCGGTACGACGCCCGGTCAGGTCCGGCGGATGATCCTCGGTGAGGCACTGCTCGTCTCGCTGCCGGCCGTCGCGGTCGGGGTCATCCCGGGCACCTTCCTCGGACGGTTCCTCTTCGACCAGCTCAGCACGCACGGCGTCGCATCGCCGGTGATCCAGTTCTCGCAGGGCTTGATCCCGTTCGCGGCGGGTGCCGGTGCCGCAGTACTCGCAGCCATCGGGGCAGGCCTGATCGCGGCCCGCAAGTCCGCGAAGATCCGCCCGGTCGAGGCGCTTGTCGAGGCGTCGCTGCAGCGGAAGTGGTTCAGCTGGATCCGGCTGCTGTTCGGCCTGTTGTTCCTGGGTGGTGGGCTCGCGCTGCTGATCGTCACCGCGACGGTGATGACCGGTCCGCTCGCGGCCTCGACCGCGGGTCCGTCGATCCTCTGCTGGGCGATCGGTGTCGCGCTCCTCGGACCGTTCTGGACGAAGGCTGTGCTCGCGTTCTGGCGGTGGCCGGTGCAGGCGCTGACCCGGGTCAACGGTCGCCTCGCGATCCGCAATCTGTCGGCGCGTTCGGTCGCGATGTCGGCCGCGGTGATGCCGGTCATGCTTGCTGTCGGCATCTCGACCGCCAATCTCTACATGCAGACGACGCAGGTACACGCGTCCTCCGAAGCGTTCACGCGGGATCTGCGCGCGGACGCAGTGCTGGTCTCGGACGCCGGTCTGTCGCCGGCTTTGCTCCAGCAGGTTCGCAGCGTGCCGGGCGTGGCGAGTGCGTCGGCGTACGTCCGGAGCATGGGCGCGGTCGACGACCCGCGGAAGGCGCCGTTCGACGAGGACGGTGCGCCGGTGATCGGCGTGGATGCCCAGGGCGCGAACGGTACGGCGCCGGTTCGGCTGACGAGCGGATCGCTCGCCGGGCTGACCGGTTCGACCGTGGCCATCCCGGATTACATGGCCACGAAGACGGGCCGTGGAGTCGGGTCGGAGATCACGATGACGTTGGGCGACGGGACACCGGTGAAGTTGCGGGTGGTTGCGACGTTCGCGGCGGAGCGCGGGTACGAGACGATCATCATGCCGGCGTCGTTGGTGGCAGCTCACACGACGGACGGTCTGACCAAGCAGATCCTGGTCCGCGCCGCGCCGGGTGCCGACGTACGACCCGGGCTGGCGAAGCTTGCCGCGGCTCATCCGACTGTCCAGGTCGCCGACCGCAGTACGTTGGTCGCCGCGAACGCGGAGGATCTGCAGACGCAGGCGTGGGTCAACTACATGCTCGTCGGAATGCTGATCGCGTACACCGCGGTCTCGGTCGTCAACACGCTCGTCTCGTCGACCCTGCGCCGCCGCCGCGAGTTCGCCCTCCAGCGACTGACCGGCTCGACCCGGTTCCAGGTCCTCCGCATGCTGTGGACCGAAAGCACCCTGGTCACCCTCGCGGGAGTCACGCTCGGCACCGCAGTAGCCCTCGCCTGCCTACTCCCGTTCTCCGCCAAGGTCTCGGACAGTGCACTCCCCACCGGCCCACTGTGGATCTACGGGGTCATCGTCGCCGCCGCCACCATCCTCACCTTCGGCTCGACCCTCCTCCCCGCAACCACAACCCTCCGCCACGCCCCCACCCAACCCACCTTCAACGACTAGCAAGACAAGTCACCACCAGCGGCAGCGGATCCTCCGCCACACGCCAGAACCCAACACCGTCCTACAAGACGCGGGGTCAGCGGGCAGGCGTGGGCTCCGCTACCGGCTGGAGGGCGATTGTGGTTGCCTGGACGATGCCGGCGTTGTCGCGGATCCAGCCGGAGAGGACGACCTGCAGGTCCTCGAGGTCGCGTTCCTCGAGGATCACGCCGGGCACCGGGACGCTCGCGCCGAGTTCGGCGAGGACCGGGCGGAGGTGTTGGTCGGCGAGCAGCTTGTGGCTCGGGGCCGCGGAGACGGTCACCGGTACGACGACCGATCCCGCCAGCGCCGAAGGCCGCAGTACGTCGAGGAAGCTTTTCAGCAGACCGGTGTAGCTGCCCTTGTACACCGGCGTGGCGACCACGATCACCGAGGCCGACGACACCAGGTCGACCGCGCTCTCCAGAGCCGCGTGGTCCTCCTCGCCGGCACGGTCACCCTGGAAGATCGCCGGCGCGAACGTCACCAGATCGATCAGCTCGTCGATCCGGTACGGCGTACCGAGCTCGGACGCGAGCAACTCGGCGACCGAGGCCGCGGCGGCCGCGGTCCGCGAACCCGCCCGTGGATTGCCGACCACCGTGACCACGGACTGCGGCCAGACCGGCGCATCCTGGGGCACGACCTGCGACTCGAACGCGACTGAGGGCATCTGACCCAACTCCTGAGGCATCGGCAGTGATACCTCGAGCGTAGTCAAAGTCGAGCGCGCTACTTGACTTTCTCAGGATCTGAACGCCCGTGCAGCTTCACGACCACGAACCACACCACCGCGGCGACCGCACCGGCGATCACCACCTTCTGGAAGACCCCGACCGACGACTCGACCAGATGCCACCGCTCACCGAGCTGGTAACCGGCCAGGATCAGCAGCGAGTTCCACACCAGGCTCCCGACCGCGGTCAGCGGCAGGAACAGCGCGACCCGCATCCGCTCCACCCCGGCCGGCACCGAGATCAGGCTGCGCACGACCGGGACCAGCCGCCCGATCAGCACCGCCTTGGGACCGTGCCGGAGGAACCACTCCTCTGCCTTGTCGATATCGGCCACCTTCACCAGCGGCAGCTTCCCGGCGATCGCGCGGGTCCGATCCCGCCCGAGCGTCCCGCCCACGCCGTACAGGGCGAGCGCGCCGACGACCGACCCGAGCGTGGTGAACAGGATCGCGCTGACCAGCCCGAGATCGCCCCGCGCCGCCGCGAAACCTGCCAGCGGCAGGATCACCTCGCTGGGCAACGGCGGGAACAGGTTCTCGAGTGCGACCGCGAGCCCGGCGCCGGCCGCTCCCATGCGCTCCATCAGCTCGATCGCCCACCCGGCCACTCCACCGGTCGGCTCCTGCGTCCCCTGCAGCGCGGTCATCATCACCTGATTCGTCGTCGTCATCATGGGTGCGACGCTAGGTCCGCGGACGCGCCCCACACACTGGAGCCATCCACCGTACCGACCGGGGGAAAACCCCCGGCTGTGCAAGCATTTGCGAACGACAGGAAGGGCTTTGATGACAGTCGAGCACGCTCCCACGATCAGTACGCACCCGTCGCGCGAGGCGCTCGGCCGGGCCGCGGCCTCCGCGGCGGCCGAGCAGATCCGCAAGTCGATCGCGGCGACCGGGCGCGCGCGGATCATGCTGGCCGCCGCACCGAGCCAGAGCGCGACCCTCGCCGCGCTGGCCGTCGAGCCGGACATCGACTGGAGCCGCGTCGAGTGCTTCCACATGGACGAGTACGTCGACCTGTCGCCGCAAGCCCCGCAGTCGTTCCGCAACTGGCTGCACCGGAGCTTCCTCGATCAGGTGCCGAAGGCAACCTTCCACCCGCTGGCGCCGGAAGCCGGCCCGGACCGCTACGCGGAGCTGATGGGTCACGAACCGTTCGATCTCGTCCTGTTCGGGCTCGGCGTCAACGGCCATCTCGCCTTCAACGACCCGCCCGCCGACTTCGACGACCCCCGCGCCGCGAAGATCGTCGGCCTGGACGAAACCAGTCGCCGCCAGCAGGTCGACGAGGGCAATTTCGCCACGATGGACGACGTACCCACGCACGCCGTCACCGTGACGATCCCGCGCCTGCTCAACGCGCACGCCCTGATCGGTTCGGTCCCCGGTTCAGCCAAACGACAGGCCGTGCACGACACCCTCACCCAGCCGATCAGCCCCGACTACCCCGGTACGGCGCTGCGCACCCACGCCGCCGTACAACTCTTCCTCGACACCGAATCAGCCGACACCGAGGTGTAGACCGCCCGAGGCATCGACGACCTGGCCCGTGATCCACCGCGCTTCGGACGAGGCCAGGAACGCGACCACCTCGGCAACATCCTCACCGGTGCCCAGCCGGCCGAGCGCGGTGTGACCGACGATCAGCTCCGACAGACCCGGGGTCTCGAAGATCGCGCCGTTCGCCTCGGTCCGGGTCGCGCCCGGTGCCACCGCGTTCACGGTGATGCTCCGCCGGCCGAGCTCCTGCGCCAGCGTGCGCGTCATCGTCTCGACCGCACCCTTGGTCATCGCGAACGACGTCTGCGTCGGGTTCGCCATCCGGGTCGCGACCGACGAGACCGTGACGATCCGGCTGCCATCGGCCAGCACCGGCAGCAACCGCTGGATCAGGAAGTACGGCGCGCGCACGTTCACCGCCATCAGCCGATCGAACGCCGCCTCCGAGTCCGTTGCGATCGGACCGGCCGGCGGCGCCGCGGCGTTGTTCACCAATACGTCCAGACGCCGACCGGACAGCCCCGCGGTCAGTTGCTCGACCACCGCGTCGGCATCACCCGGCACACCGAGCTCGGCCCCGATCACGAACCCACGCCCGCCGATCCGCTCGAGCGTCTCCTCGGCCCCGGCCTTGTCCTGGTTGTAGTGCACCGCGACCTCGGCCCCCGCCGCGGCCAGCCGCTCCGCGATCGCCCGCCCGATGCCGCGCGACGCACCCGTCACCAGCGCGACCCTGCCGTTCATGTTAGAAACTATCATGTTGTTAGTATCTACCACATGAGCCTGAGGGACCGCCAGCGTGCCGACACGCGGCAACGCATCCAGCGACAGGCACTCCGCCTGTTCAGCGACCAGGGGTACGACGCGACCACGGTCAACCAGGTCGCCGACGCGGCCGGCGTCTCGCCGATGACGGTCTACCGGAACTTCCCCACCAAGGAAGACCTCGTCCTGTACGACGACTTCGACCAACTGGCCGCAACCTCGATCGCGGACCTCCCGCCGACCGGCCCCCTCACCGACCGCATCGGCCGCGCCATCCTCGCCACCCTCGACCAGGCGAGCACGGACCTCCTCCTCGCCCGTCTGCAGCTGATGATCTCGACCCCAGCCCTGCAAGCCCGCCACCTGGACAGCCAGTTCCGCCTGCAGAACGCGTTCGTCACGGCAATCTGCGCCGACGACCCGACCCTCGAGTACGCCGCCCAAGCAGCCACCAGCGCCTGCCTCGGCGTAACCCACGTCGCGTTGCTCCGCTGGGCCGCCGCCAACGGCGAACCCAACCTGCCCGACCTCTTCCGCGAGGCCTTCGCGGCCGCCTTCGGTCACACGCTCTGAACAGCGTGAAAGTGAGGAACCGGGTTATATTCCTGGTATGGCAACTACGTTCGAGGTGTTGGCGGAGCCTCGGCGGCGAGACATCCTCGATCTGTTGCGGGCCGGTGAGCGGCCGGTCGGCGAGCTTGTCGACGCGCTGTCGCTCAGCCAGCCCGCGGTGTCGAAGCATTTGAAGGTACTGCGCGACGCCGGGCTGGTGGAGGTCCGTCACGACGCCCAGCGCCGTTGGTACCGCCTCCGCCCGGCGCCGCTGGCCGAGGTCGACGCCTGGCTGGCGCCGTACCGCGACCTGTGGCGCGACCGCCTCGACGCCCTCGAAGCCCACCTGGAACAGATGGACTGACCCGGCGCCCCGGACCTCCTCCGGGCCGGGGGGCGTTGGTTCCAGTCGATGGTCAGGTGAGCTCAGGGACCCGCAGGTGGGCGATGGCGAGCTCGAACTCGCTGACGTCAAGGACTTCGGCGCCGGCGTCCTTCGAGGTCGCGGACCGCATCGAAGCGGCGGCCTCGCGGTTCTGGTCCATCGCTTCCCGGCTGTCGTACGTGACGGACGAGACCGAACGCCCGGACGCTCGGTCGACCAGCAGGCTTGCACTGCAGAAACCGGCCAGATCCTCGAGCCGGGGCAGTAGGGCCAACTTGTAGACGTCGATGGCCTGGTCCATGGTCGCTGGATCGGTCTTCACCCAGGTGGCCCGGACACACGCACCGACGGCCGATCGGTGGTCCCGATGCAGTACGGCGATCTCCCACTCCTGTACGTCCGGGCTTCCCCCGCCCAGGGTCTCTGCGAGCCGGTCCCGGATCGGACGGAGTGCATCGTCGGTGGCCCGCATCGCCTCCTCCGACTGCCAGGCGCTGGTGGCGATACACCGGCCGGTCTCCCGGTCGACCATCATGGACAGGCCGATGCAGCCCTCCATCTCCACCAGCCTGGGCATCACGTCGTCGCGTAACTGCGCGATACCGGCATCGATCGACGCGGGCACGGCCGTGATCATGGTGGAACGTGCGTACACGATCCACCCCCTTAGCTCAGGGCAGCGCCCCGGCGGCGCCGCCGGTCGCTCCCCACATTCCTCCGGCCGCACCATCCGCGCAAGGGACGGTGATTGAATGGCCCGGTGGGAATGCAGGCCACCTCCGACGCGGAACTCGGCCAGGCTCGCGCCGTTCGCTGGTGGGTCCGCGGGCGACGGGTCGGATCGATCGAGCGCGCCGCGAAGTTCGTCGACGACGTCGGTTTCGCGTTGCTCTTCCCGGCACCTCGAGTCGTCGTACCGTCGCTGTGGGACGCGGTCGCCGGCGAGGACGAGGAACCGTTCGGCGGCGGTATGGGCCTGAACGAGCAACGCGTCTGGACGTGGAAGGACGAGCTGCCCCGCCGCGGCCTTGCCTGGTACGGCGCCTATCTCGGCGGCCGGGGTTCGTTCCTGTCACCGGAGCTCCTGCGGGCCCTCTACCCGGCGGCGGGTGACGCCGGCGATCACCTGCTTGTCGACCTGTCCCCGACGGCACACGAGATCGCCGATGCCATCGCGGCCGAGCCGCTGTCGAGTGCGACCCTGCGGGCGGTGATCGGCGATCGGGGCCGCTACCAGCGGGCGATCACTGAACTGCAGCGCAACTTGCTGGTGACCACCGCCGGTGTCCACGAGACCGGATCCGGCTGGCCCGCGGCCTTGATCACGCTGACCTGTCATCGGTTCGACGTCGGCGGCCGGGTCGACCACGCGCTCGCGACCGGACAGTTCCTGGACACGATGCTCGCCACCACGGCAGGCGAGCTCGCCCGCGCCTTCCGGTGGCCGGTGGCGCAGGCGCGAGCCCGCCTGACGGAACACGTCGAGACCGGCCGGGCGACCTTCGACGGCACCCGGTACCTGTCGGTCTAACGGTGCTCGGCTACATCGAAGACGTTGCCTTCGGGGTCGGCCAGCGTGATCCAGTGCGTGCCGTACTCGGTGTGCTCGTCGACGCGCTTGGCTCCGAGCCCGACGATGCGGTCGACCTCGGCGGCCCAGTCGGTGGCGGCGAGGTCGACGTGCAGGCGGTTCTTGCCGTTGCGTGGCTCGGGGACCTGCAGGAACATCAGCGTCGGCCCGTCCGCGGCGCGGTTCACCGTCGCGAAGAACTCGTTGCCATCAGCATCGACTTCGGTGGAGAGCACGCCGGCCCAGAAGGTCGCGAGCGTGGCCGCGTCGGCACAGTCGAAGGCGATGTTCTCGAGGGAAATGGACACGTTTCAGCCTTTCAGGACAGGGATCTGCTGGATCGGCCAGCAGACTTCGGTTCGGTAGTCGGCCGGATCGGGCACGTCGCCCGGGCCGATGGGGTACAGCTCACGGATGGGTCCGGGCGCGACCTCGCAGTACTCCGCGACGTGGCTGCCGAGAGCGCCGTACGTGCGGTCGAAGTCGGTCATCGGCCCGGCGTGGACGGCGATCGCGAAGTACCCGCCGGGGAGATCGACGAGCTCGACCCCGGCGGCCGGGGCCTGGTCGGGCGCGACCGGGAGGAAGGCGACCACCTCGCCCTTGTCGTCGGTGAAGAACTCGTCGCTGTACGTCGCTCCCGCGGTCGCGCGGATGTCGCGTCCCACCTCGTCGAGTCGTCCGAAGGCGTATCCGCACCAGGGGCCGATCTCGTCCCGCAGTACTTGTCCGCGGACGCCGTACGCACGGAACGGCGGGATGAACCGGTACTCGACGTCTAGCACCGGCTGTCCGGGGGTGAGCAACTCGCGCAGCGACACGACCACGTCGCGGGTGTGCTGCAGCTCCTGCTCCATCCGCTCGAGATGGGCCCGCAGACGTTCCTCCCGGGCGGCGCCGTCACCGGCGTCGACCACCGCCCGTACGTCGGCCAGCGGCATCCGCAGCTCGCGCAGCCGGCGGATCAGCTGCGCAGTGTCGACCTGCGCGGTGCTGTACCGCCGGTAGCCGGACGCAGCGTCCACCGAGACCGGCGCGAGCAGCCCGATCTCGTGGTAGTGGTGCAGCGTCTTCACACTCAGATG carries:
- a CDS encoding ABC transporter permease, producing the protein MMRQAIRTLRHRKSGFIATFVAVVFGTAIVMACGGLMETGIRSNVEPQRLAGTALVVTGKQSHLRPGEEDATPLPERVGVPVDALAKIRSTQGVSAAVGDYTFPAVGSSVAEGHNWSSAALAPYHLTSGHAPRSGEVVVSSGKPGEHLTLMISGEPKTFTVSGIAPTAGGNAFFSDHDAAQLVRNPARFADVGVQVAPGTNLDNVKKSLQKLDGNLTVREGVDRGLAEHPDAESHKTALIAVAGSFGGIATMTMMFVVASTLALAAQHREREFALLRGIGTTPGQVRRMILGEALLVSLPAVAVGVIPGTFLGRFLFDQLSTHGVASPVIQFSQGLIPFAAGAGAAVLAAIGAGLIAARKSAKIRPVEALVEASLQRKWFSWIRLLFGLLFLGGGLALLIVTATVMTGPLAASTAGPSILCWAIGVALLGPFWTKAVLAFWRWPVQALTRVNGRLAIRNLSARSVAMSAAVMPVMLAVGISTANLYMQTTQVHASSEAFTRDLRADAVLVSDAGLSPALLQQVRSVPGVASASAYVRSMGAVDDPRKAPFDEDGAPVIGVDAQGANGTAPVRLTSGSLAGLTGSTVAIPDYMATKTGRGVGSEITMTLGDGTPVKLRVVATFAAERGYETIIMPASLVAAHTTDGLTKQILVRAAPGADVRPGLAKLAAAHPTVQVADRSTLVAANAEDLQTQAWVNYMLVGMLIAYTAVSVVNTLVSSTLRRRREFALQRLTGSTRFQVLRMLWTESTLVTLAGVTLGTAVALACLLPFSAKVSDSALPTGPLWIYGVIVAAATILTFGSTLLPATTTLRHAPTQPTFND
- a CDS encoding TetR/AcrR family transcriptional regulator, with the translated sequence MSLRDRQRADTRQRIQRQALRLFSDQGYDATTVNQVADAAGVSPMTVYRNFPTKEDLVLYDDFDQLAATSIADLPPTGPLTDRIGRAILATLDQASTDLLLARLQLMISTPALQARHLDSQFRLQNAFVTAICADDPTLEYAAQAATSACLGVTHVALLRWAAANGEPNLPDLFREAFAAAFGHTL
- a CDS encoding NADPH-dependent FMN reductase; this encodes MPSVAFESQVVPQDAPVWPQSVVTVVGNPRAGSRTAAAAASVAELLASELGTPYRIDELIDLVTFAPAIFQGDRAGEEDHAALESAVDLVSSASVIVVATPVYKGSYTGLLKSFLDVLRPSALAGSVVVPVTVSAAPSHKLLADQHLRPVLAELGASVPVPGVILEERDLEDLQVVLSGWIRDNAGIVQATTIALQPVAEPTPAR
- a CDS encoding VOC family protein — protein: MSISLENIAFDCADAATLATFWAGVLSTEVDADGNEFFATVNRAADGPTLMFLQVPEPRNGKNRLHVDLAATDWAAEVDRIVGLGAKRVDEHTEYGTHWITLADPEGNVFDVAEHR
- a CDS encoding ABC transporter ATP-binding protein, encoding MRKRKQEAVDGTGYSVVLQDVRRVYGRGGNTVTALNGISMKFAPGTFTAVMGPSGSGKSTFLHCAAGLDRPTSGTVLIDGLPLAGLSERRLTELRRERIGFVFQSFNLLPALTVWQNVCLPQELDGRRVNKAAVRQVLERVGLSDKQRSRPGELSGGQQQRVAIARALVARPAVIFADEPTGALDTQTAADVLELLREPVRTQGQTVVMVTHDPVAASYADQVVFLADGVLAGSLTAPTAEQVADRMTHLGARSNLQVVAG
- a CDS encoding 6-phosphogluconolactonase, with the protein product MTVEHAPTISTHPSREALGRAAASAAAEQIRKSIAATGRARIMLAAAPSQSATLAALAVEPDIDWSRVECFHMDEYVDLSPQAPQSFRNWLHRSFLDQVPKATFHPLAPEAGPDRYAELMGHEPFDLVLFGLGVNGHLAFNDPPADFDDPRAAKIVGLDETSRRQQVDEGNFATMDDVPTHAVTVTIPRLLNAHALIGSVPGSAKRQAVHDTLTQPISPDYPGTALRTHAAVQLFLDTESADTEV
- a CDS encoding MerR family transcriptional regulator, whose protein sequence is MTATVTVGEFSRLTHLSVKTLHHYHEIGLLAPVSVDAASGYRRYSTAQVDTAQLIRRLRELRMPLADVRAVVDAGDGAAREERLRAHLERMEQELQHTRDVVVSLRELLTPGQPVLDVEYRFIPPFRAYGVRGQVLRDEIGPWCGYAFGRLDEVGRDIRATAGATYSDEFFTDDKGEVVAFLPVAPDQAPAAGVELVDLPGGYFAIAVHAGPMTDFDRTYGALGSHVAEYCEVAPGPIRELYPIGPGDVPDPADYRTEVCWPIQQIPVLKG
- a CDS encoding SDR family NAD(P)-dependent oxidoreductase, whose product is MNGRVALVTGASRGIGRAIAERLAAAGAEVAVHYNQDKAGAEETLERIGGRGFVIGAELGVPGDADAVVEQLTAGLSGRRLDVLVNNAAAPPAGPIATDSEAAFDRLMAVNVRAPYFLIQRLLPVLADGSRIVTVSSVATRMANPTQTSFAMTKGAVETMTRTLAQELGRRSITVNAVAPGATRTEANGAIFETPGLSELIVGHTALGRLGTGEDVAEVVAFLASSEARWITGQVVDASGGLHLGVG
- a CDS encoding ArsR/SmtB family transcription factor: MATTFEVLAEPRRRDILDLLRAGERPVGELVDALSLSQPAVSKHLKVLRDAGLVEVRHDAQRRWYRLRPAPLAEVDAWLAPYRDLWRDRLDALEAHLEQMD
- a CDS encoding DedA family protein, coding for MMTTTNQVMMTALQGTQEPTGGVAGWAIELMERMGAAGAGLAVALENLFPPLPSEVILPLAGFAAARGDLGLVSAILFTTLGSVVGALALYGVGGTLGRDRTRAIAGKLPLVKVADIDKAEEWFLRHGPKAVLIGRLVPVVRSLISVPAGVERMRVALFLPLTAVGSLVWNSLLILAGYQLGERWHLVESSVGVFQKVVIAGAVAAVVWFVVVKLHGRSDPEKVK